One Capsicum annuum cultivar UCD-10X-F1 chromosome 2, UCD10Xv1.1, whole genome shotgun sequence genomic window carries:
- the LOC124895866 gene encoding uncharacterized protein LOC124895866 yields MVVDICADHPSAFWNRKKHIVTLPYEDTFSEDNIPTKSRPCQMNVELAEFYKKKIDNLLQKGLIKPSKSPWSCTTFYVNNVAEKERGVPKVDPPWKIAREKGQGRSGER; encoded by the exons ATGGTTGTTGATATTTGTGCTGATCACCCCAGTGCCTTTTGGAATCGCAAAAAGCATATTGTTACTCTTCCATATGAAGATACTTTCTCTGAGGATAATATCCCAACAAAATCTCGACCTTGTCAGATGAATGTTGAGTTAGCTGAATTCTACAAAAAAAAGATTGATAATCTATTACAGAAAGGTTTGATAAAGCCTTCAAAATCCCCATGGTCTTGTACCACTTTTTATGTTAATAACGTAGCAGAAAAGGAACGAGGAGTTCCCAAGGT TGATCCTCCATGGAAAATAGCCAGAGAAAAAGGACAGGGTAGATCAGGAGAAAGATAA